The DNA region ATCTGGCTGCCCTCCTCTCGGCCGAGGCGCTCGAGAACGTTCAATCGATACATCTCCATCGCCCGCGGGGTCAGCGAGGCCGAGGCCTCCAGGAGCTTCTCGGCAATGATCTTCTCGGCCTCGGCCTCGGCGATCTTGGCCTGGGCGGCGCGGCGCGACTGCGCCAGCACGCTCAGCTCCTGGATCAGGTCCGGCGGGACGTGGACGTCGGTGATCTCGACCGAGGTGACGTCGACGCCGAACGAGCTCGCCGCGCTGTCGATGATGTTCTTGAGCTTGTCCGACACCGTTTGCCGATCGCCGAGCAGATCACTCAAATCCATCGTACCGACGGTGTCTTTCAACGCACTGTTGGCGGCCTGGAACACCGCCTCGTTGTAGTTCGCGACGTGGAGAGCGGCGCGCTCCGGGTCCTCCACCCGCATGAAGATCACCGCCTCGGTGCCCACCGGCACGTTATCGGCAGTGAGAGTCTCGGCGGCCTTGATCACCCTCGTCTGTACGCGAATGTCGAGGATCGCGGCCACCGAGCGAAAGAAGGGCGGATAGGGAATCACCCAAAACAAACCCGGCCCCTTGACACCGATGAACTTCCCCAATCGCAGCAGGACGACGCGCTCGTACTCCGGAATGACGTAGAGCGTGCGGCTGACCATGATCGCGAGAATCAACGAAATCAGTCCGCCCACGGCCAGGGTCGCCGGTCCCAGGAACGTGGCCACCGCGGCCAGGACTCCGGACAGCAGCAGCGTCAGGCCGAAGAAAACCGCGAGCGAGAACAGAAAGATAACCAGACGCAGAAACGCCTGCACCGTATTCAAACTTCGAGTCGTCCGACCACCGATCGTGATGTTCGCCACGCTGGAGCCCCCTCCTGAGTTCGTCTTGGAGCGAGCAGACTAGCACGGCGGAAGCGCTTGATTGCGCGGGCTTGTCAGCCTGCGGGAGCGCACGTCCACGCTCGAGTGGAACCGGGCGGCCGGATACGGCAGTGCGCAGTTGCCGGTCTATCTGTAAACGGCGGAACGTGGCCAGCCGATGCGGGGGAGCGCTCGGGCGGTTGCCGCTCGGTGGGCGGCCACGAGCCTGGGATCGCGAAACACGTAGACCAGCACGACGCCGGCCAGAAAACCGCCGACATGCGCCCAGAAGGCGACACCGCCGGCCTCACTACCCAGACTCGGGAGCCCCATCAGAACTTGGAGTCCGAACCAGTAACCGAGCATGCCCCAGGCCGGCACGTTGATCATGCGCGCGAGGAAACCCAGAATGAGGAGCGTCTGCACGCGCACCGTCGGAAAGAGAACCGCGTAGGCGCCCATCACGCCCCCGATGGCCCCGGAAGCGCCGACCATTGGGATGGCGCTCTCCGGATTCGAGAGCATCTGGGCCGCGTCGGCGGCGAAGCCGCAGAGAAGGTAGAACACGACGAAGCGAAACCGACCCATTACGTCTTCGACGTTGTTGCCGAAGATCCACAGGAACCACATGTTGCCGATCAAGTGCATCCAGCCGCCATGCATGAACATGGAGCTCACCGCCGTCCACCAACTGCCCGAGGAGTCGATCGCACAGAGGAACTCGGGACCGAGCCGGACCGACGAACCGGACGGAATGTAGCCCAGAACCTCACCGGGGATCAGCCCGAGACTGCAAATCGACTCGACCAGTGCCGGATGCGACCCCATGCCCTGCACCAGGACCCAAACCAGCACGTTGGCGGCCAGCACAACAACCGTCGTCACTGCGGGCCGAAGTGTCGGATTCTCGTCTCGAATGGGAATCATCGCGGACCGATTCTCGGTCTCTGGCCCGCAATATGCAAGTCAAAAGGAGGGCGCGAGGACACGAGCGGCACGCATCTCGCAGACAGAATCACCATGGGACGTTCGGCAACCGCGACAAACCCGAACCAGCGGACGAACGTATTCAGAGGCAACCGGGAAAGGAGCACGGTCATGCATCGATCCACCGGGTTCCAGCAAACGCTTCCAGAGCTTTTTCCAAAAGCACCGACCGGCAACTTGGCCGGTAGAGGTGTTTTTCGGAAATGGCAGGCGCCGACTTTTGCCGAGTTCCTCCGTCAGATCGAGCACGAATTCGGCGATGCGGTCGATATTTCGTCACTGCAGCTGACACGGGCCGACCGCGACGAGGCCTTGACGCCCGCCTCGGTCAGATCTCTTTGCGAGCTCGTCGGCGTACCGCCAGAAGATTTCGGCGTCTAGTCGGCCTCGGATCCGGCCTCCAGTCGTTCGAGGGCGGCGGTGAGCTCCTCGACCTTGGCCTCGAGGGCTGCGACTCGATCCGCGAGAGAGGTCGAGGGGCCTTTCGCAATGACCCCGGTGGCCGGTGAAACGGCCTCTACGGACTCGGCTTCGCTCACGGCTCCAGCGATCAAGTGCGCCCAACGGTTTTCTTTCTGTCCCGGCCGCCGGGACAGCTCTACGACCAGCTCTCTGCCCTCATTCGTGAGGCGTCGCAGCCCCTCTTCCAACTCTCGTAGGCTGCCAAAGGCGTGCAGTCGGGTGCTTCGCGAGCGCAGCTCACCAACGGTCTGGGGGCCGCGGAGCATGAGCAGGGTCAGAACGGCCTTCTCCTCCGGATCGAGCTCCAGACGCCGGCTGATCGACTGGCGCCAGCGCTCGGTCCGCGCGCCTTCACTCCGCCAAACCAGCGTGTCCTTGGCCAGCGAGTCGAGCGCCTCAACGACTTCGGTCTCGGTGAGTCGCATGACCGGATCCCGATTGCTCTTCTGGTTGCAGGCGGCGATAAGAGCGTTCACCGTCAGTGGGTAGTACTCCGGGGTTGCCTGCTCCTTCTCCAGGAGCGCGCCGAGAACGCGTATTTGATTTGGGTTCAGATCGTCAATGATCTTCATGATCCGGCTACCTTATCCCGCGCTTGCCGTGGCGTTTCACTAGAATGCCGACCAAATGGCGACATCCGACTGGATGATCTACGGGGCGACCGGCTACACCGGCGAGCTGACGGCCCGCGAGGCTAGACGCCGCGGCATGCGTCCGATCCTGGCCGGCCGGAACCGCGAGCGCGTGCAGGCGCTGGGGCAAGCGCTCGAGCTGCCGGTTCGAATCATCGGTCTCGACGACCTCGCCGGCCTTCAACAGGCGCTCGGGGAGATCGCGCTGGTTCTGCACTGCGCCGGACCTTTCGTTCACACCAGCCCGCCGATGGTCGAGGCTTGTCTCGGCAGCCGGACCCACTATCTCGACATCACCGGTGAGATCGCGGTCTTCGAGTCCGTTCTGGCCATGGGCGACAGAGCCCGAGCCGCGGGCGTCGCGCTGCTGCCCGGAGTCGGATTCGACGTGGTACCCACGGACTGCCTGGCCGCGAGTCTGGCGGCGGCGCTACCGGATGCCACGCGTCTCGAACTCGCCTTCATCGCCAGCGGTGGCTCGGCGAGTCGCGGCACGCTGAAGACCATGGTCGAGGCGATGCCCGCCGGCGGCGCCGTGCGCAAGAACGGCAGGATCACACCGGTTCCACTCGCCTACGACGCCAAGGAGATCGAGTTCTCCTGCGGCAAGCGCTGGGCAATGACTATCCCCTGGGGCGACGTCTCGACCGCCTTTCGCAGCACCGGCATTCCCAACATCCGCGTCTACACCGGGCAACCACCAAACGCAATTCGCCGGGCACGGCGCATGCGAGCCCTCCTGCCCGTGGCCGGACTACGACCGGTGAAGAGATTCCTCCAGTGGCGGATCGAGCGCACCGTAACCGGCCCCGACGAAGCCACACGCGAGACCGCGCGCACCTTCGTGTGGGGACAGGTCGAGAACCCCGCTGGCGAGCGCGTGACCGGAACCCTCGAAACCCCCGAGGGCTATGCCTTCACCGCGCTGTCGTCTGTCGAATGCGCGCATCGAGTGCTCGCGGGGCAAGTCGAGCCCGGTACCTGGACTCCGTCCATGGCCTTCGGACCCGGCTTCGTGGGAGAGCTGCCAAGAGTATCGGTCGGAGAGCTGAAGAGGGCGGGGTCCAAAACCCCGCCCTCGTGCTGATTCGCTACCGCGACTCGCTTACATGTCGCGGCCGTCCTTGCGCAGGGCTTCCTTGCTCATGAAACCCTGGGGTTTGCACTTGACGTCGACGTTGCGCGAGACCTCTTCGCCGAAGGGGCGTCCACTCTTCATCATCGTCCACTTGGTCTCATAGGTGCCCGGCGTCTCAGGCGCCATCAACTCGAGCTCGAATGCGTACTTGTCGCCAGCCGCCACCTCGGTACCGTCGGGCATCTTGAACTTGTGGCCGTCCGGGCGAAAGACTTCGTCGGTACCCATCACCGGGCCCAGCTTGTAGAACTTGGCCTCGGTCCATGCGGACTTGCCGGTGTTCTTCATCCGCACTTCGACGGCGAACGGCTCGCCGCAGGGTACCGCTTCCGGAAACAGCGCCCGACCCAATTCGGCGTCGTCACAAAAGACACGAATGGCCTGCGAGATCGGCGTGCCGTACGGTGCCCCTTTGGTCATCATCGACCAATGAGTCTCGTAGGTGCCCTCTTCCGCTGGAGCGGTGAGCTCCAAGGTAAACGTGTGCCGACCACGTAGCGGCACCTCGGTACCCTCGGGCATCTTGAACTTGAAACCGTCCGGCCGGAAGACCTCGTCTTCTCCCTTGAGTGGTCCCAGCTTGTGGTAGTCCGCTTCGGTCCACTTGGTATTGGTCGGGTTGATCATGGTCACGTCGACGGTGAACGACTCGCCGCACATGACCGCTTCGGGCCAGTCCGCGGCCTCGACGACCGAGCGGTAGTACCGCGCCACGGCCGCATTATCCTGCGCCGCCACCGGGACGGCAAGCCCCGCGAGCAGCAAGCACAAAACGGCTTTTTGCATGGATCTGGACATTCTCTGACTCCTATCAATTCCTGCCGCCGCCGGGAATCGGCGAGGCGTAGTCTCGTATTACGCAAATATTATCGCGTTTCATGTGCCAACCGGGCCCCTGAGAGCTGCGGTGCCAGCAAGCCCGACTTCCCGCCAGGCAACCTCGCCCCCGGCTCCACGTATGTAATCCCAAGACCAGTCGAACCCGGCGGACTCGGTCCGCCGACCGATGCACCAAGCTGAACCGCATGGTCGGCCTCTTGGTGTCTCTCTTCGTTGTCGGATTCTTCGGCTGGGCCGTGGTCGGGATGATCCTGCGCTTCAAGCGCGCAGGCTCCGCCGAGCGCGCGGGACACGGACTGACCATGATGCTCATCGGAACTCTTCTCGGCCTGCTTCCTGTGACTTTCTCATCCTTGATGGGCGCTATCGCACCGCAGGTGCAGGCCAACTTGCCTGGCGTCCAGTTCTTTTTTCTGACGCTGATACTGATTCCGCTCTGTCTTGCGCTGGCGGCCGTCAAGTCGGCGGAGTCCCTGCGCACCTCCGGACCCTAGGACCGAGCTAGCGAGTCCCGAGGGTGAGCGATCCGCTCGCGCTCCATGTCGCCGTCGCCCCAGAGGTCGGCAAAGCTACGCTGGCGGTGCCGACGATGGTGAGTCCGGAAGCTCAGCGAAGCCGTAGTTCGAGCATGACGACGAGGGCAAGCGCAAACGTGTCTTGGCTGCACCTGCGCGGTCCGATCAACGTTTGCGTGGAAAGCGGAGTCTGAGCGGTGCTTCGGATCAGCTCGCCGAACCGTGGGCAAGTCGCAGAAACCTCCGGCAAGCTCTGCAAAAGCGAAAGCCTCGGGCGTCGATCACCGCGCGCTTATAGCTACGCTCACCATGCCGGTTGTAATCACCCTTGGTCATCGGACAGTAGCCATCGCCCGCTCTCTCGAACGAGTAGTGATGCGTGAGTCCGAAATTGTGCCCCAGCTCGTGCAGACCGACTTTGAGCAATCGGGTGATCGACCGCGTCGGATCGGAACCGCTGATCCGGCGAGTCGAGACCACGGCCACATGATTGCGGTTGTCCTTGCAGCCGAACATGAAGCGAAAGAAGTCGGTCGCCGACCGATCCAGCAGATCGGCGTCGGTGATACCCAGGATGTGCCCACCCAGGCTTTGATCGAGATCCTGGGTCAACAGGTCGGCCTCGATTTCTTCGACCTCGGGCGACCGATGATCGACCAGACAGACGGAATCGACGAAACCGGAGAACGCCTCGCGGATCCGTGCGGCAAGAGCAGCGTGCTCGGAGCGACTTATCGGCCGCCCGAGACGGACCAATTTGAGCTTCGAGAGCTTTCTCGCCGACAAGCCGTTGTGCTGCATTCCTTCGCCGACGACAAGCTAGCCCAGAACCGGCCGGAGGCAAAGTCAGCAGCCGACGAAGACCGCGAGTGCTAATCAGCCACGCAAGGAAGATCGCTCGGCGGGACTTGGTGAAACAGCCGAGATGAGAACGTAGACGCCGGATGCACTCGACGGTCTCCCGCGAAAAAGTCTCATCTTCACCCTCTGCCCAGCGCTGGCGGATGCTGGTCCTGCTCTCGATCGCGGAGGTCCTCGGTATGTCGGCCTGGTTCTCGGCGAGCTCGATCTCGCCCCAACTTCAGTCTCTATGGCAGCTGAACCTGGGCCAGGTGGGCTGGTTGGTGGGCGCGGTGCAACTGGGCTTCGTCGCCGGTACGGCCGCTGCCGCGGTGCTCAATCTCGCGGATGTGGTTTCTTCGCGGTCCTACTTCGCCTCCTGTGCGCTGGGAAGCGCTCTGGTCAACGCCGGGCTCGTGGCGGCACCTGGGTACGCGACCGCTCTCGCACTGCGATTCCTTACCGGAGTTTTCCTGGCCGGCGTCTACCCGCCGGCGATGAAGATGATCGCGACCTGGTTTCGAGCCCGCCGCGGTCTTGCCATCGGGACGATCGTCGGAGCGCTGACCGTCGGCAAGGCGACACCGTATTTGATTCGGGCCCTCAATCCGGCTGACTTCAGAGTCGTGCTGCTGGCGACCTCGGTTGGAAGTCTCCTGGCGTCCGCCCTGGTTGCGCTCTTCTA from bacterium includes:
- a CDS encoding rhomboid family intramembrane serine protease, whose translation is MIPIRDENPTLRPAVTTVVVLAANVLVWVLVQGMGSHPALVESICSLGLIPGEVLGYIPSGSSVRLGPEFLCAIDSSGSWWTAVSSMFMHGGWMHLIGNMWFLWIFGNNVEDVMGRFRFVVFYLLCGFAADAAQMLSNPESAIPMVGASGAIGGVMGAYAVLFPTVRVQTLLILGFLARMINVPAWGMLGYWFGLQVLMGLPSLGSEAGGVAFWAHVGGFLAGVVLVYVFRDPRLVAAHRAATARALPRIGWPRSAVYR
- a CDS encoding DUF480 domain-containing protein, which codes for MKIIDDLNPNQIRVLGALLEKEQATPEYYPLTVNALIAACNQKSNRDPVMRLTETEVVEALDSLAKDTLVWRSEGARTERWRQSISRRLELDPEEKAVLTLLMLRGPQTVGELRSRSTRLHAFGSLRELEEGLRRLTNEGRELVVELSRRPGQKENRWAHLIAGAVSEAESVEAVSPATGVIAKGPSTSLADRVAALEAKVEELTAALERLEAGSEAD